The genomic segment GGACATGGCGAAGTTCGCCAAGTTCTGCAAGGACATGGGGTTCATCTACCAGTCCTCGGAGATTTACGGCGGGATCAACGGGTTCTGGGACTACGGCCCGCTGGGCGTCGAGCTGAAGCGGAACATCAAGGAGGCGTGGTGGCAGGACATGGTCCGCAACCCGCCGCCCGGCCCGGACGGCCAGGAGATCCGCATGGTCGGGCTGGACTGCGCCATCATCATGAACCCGAAGGTCTGGGTCGCCAGCGGGCACGTCGGGGGGTTCTCTGATCCGATGGTCGGGTGCAAAACCGAAGGATGTAAGAAGCTCTACCGCGCTGACAAAGTGTTCGCTGTGAACTTCGGTCCCTTAACTCCAGGCGGCGCTGATTACGTAGTTGTGGGTGTGGAAGCGAATTCAAAAGCCGAGGCAGAAGCGGCGGCGTGGGATGTGGCGAAGAAGTTCAAAAAGAAATTGCCCTCAGACCCATCCTCCACTGCTGATTCCATTCTTGAGGAGTATGCAGAAACCCCAACGAATATGGGCAGGTTCCCCTGCCCGAACTGCCAAGAACGATCGTTTACGCCCCCCCGCGCCTTCAACCTGATGTTCGAGAGCCACGCGGGACCGATCGCGTCGGACGAGAATAAAGTGTACCTGCGGCCCGAAACCGCGCAGGGCATCTTCGTCAACTACCGCAACGTACTCGACTCATCGCGATTGAAGCTCCCGTTCGGAATCGCGCAGGTCGGGAAGGCGTTCCGCAACGAGATCAACCCGCGGAACTTCACTTTCCGCAGCCGCGAATTCGAGCAGATGGAGATCGAATTCTTCTGCCACCCGGACGAGTCGCGGAAGTGGTACGAGTACTGGCGCGAGCTGCGCAAGAACTGGTACAGCACGCTCGGCATCAAGAGCAACAACCTCGTGCCGCGCGAACAGGGGCCGGAGGAACTGGCGCACTACTCGGTCGGCACCACCGACATCGAGTACATGTTCCCGTTCTCGGACGAACCGCAGGAGTTGGAGGGCGTTGCCCACCGCGGCGCGTTCGACCTCACCGCCCACGCGAAGCACAGCGGGAAGGACCTCGGCTACTTCGACGAGGAGGGGTGGAACAACCTGCTCCAGTCGCGGCTCACGCCGTTCAAGGACGACAAGAACCGCCAGCCGGAAGAAATCAAGCTCCGCGAAGAGGAGAAGAAGAAGCTGGAGGCCGAGGAAAAGCCGAGGTTCCAGTTCGTGCCGCACGTGATCGAGCCGTCGGCCGGCGCGGACCGCTTCACCCTCGCGGTGCTGTGCGAGGCGTACACCGAGGAAGACGTGCCGGACGCGAAGGGGAAGACCGAGAAGCGGATCGTGATGAAGTTCCACCCGCGGCTCGCGCCCGTGAAGGCCGCGATCTTCCCGCTGGTGAACCGCGACGGCATGGACGAGGCCGCGCGGGCGCTCTACCGCGAGCTGAAGGCGCACTTCAACGTGGTGTACGACCAGAGCGGCGCGATCGGCCGCCGGTACCGCCGCCAGGACGAGGCCGGCACGCCGTTCTGCATCACGATCGACGGCGACACGATCAAGGACGGCACCGTCACCATCCGCGATCGCGACACGCTCAAGCAGGAGCGCATTCCCAAGGGCGAGGTGCGGGCGCGAATCGAAGCGCTGCTCCGACCGGGGGCGTGAGTGAGCTGTTCGCGCCCGTTCCCGTATCAGACCTCCCGGCGCGCGCCGGGCGGTTCGACGGGTTCGGGCGCCCGGTCCGCCCCCGGCGCGACCCGCCGGAGCGCGGTCGTTAGCACGCGCAGCAGCCCGAACGCCATCACAACCGAAACGACCGCATCGAGCCGGCGCGACTGAAGGTACCGCGCCGCCTTCTGAACGAGAACCGCCGGGTCCGACCCTTCGGGCGGCTGGAACCCGTGTCGATACACTCCCAGTAGGATCAGGTTCCACAGAACCAGGCCGCTCAAGACGGACGCCAGCAGCACCGGTCGCCGAGGGCCGACGCGATCGAACAACGCGGCCAGCCCGACGACCAGCACCACACACGTCTCGGTCAACATCCGGAACCCGAACGACCAGCCGAGAAACACCCCGCGGTCACAAACCGCGGCGACAAAATAGATCTGAACGGCGGCCCCGAGGAGCAGCATTCGGGCCGCGCCGCACCGCGGCGCGGACGAGCGGACGGCGGCACCGTAACCGAACACCGCCAGGAGGGTGACCGGCGTCCAGAAGAACAGGCTTCGGTCGGTCGACCCCAGGACGCGCCAAAACGACGGGGCGAGCCAGTCCGGGTGCGTCGGGTGCGGGTTGAGGAGCGGCACCCCGTACACCACCCACCACGCGGCGATTTGCGGCGCGAATCCGATCAGCGTCCCGAACCCGGCGGCCGCCGTCAGCCGCACCAGCAGCCCGGGCGCCTTGCGCCAGCCGGCCGCGACCATCAGGCCGACGGCTTCCGCCGCGGGCACCACGGCAAACGTCGCGAGCTGCCAGCGCATCAGGCACGCGACCCCGAGCAGCAACCCGAGCACGAACCAGCGCCGGGCACCCGCGCCGCCTTCGGTCCGCAGCCACGCGTACAGGAACGCCGCCAGAGCCGCCGCGGCCGGGCCGTGGGCCATTACGACCTCGACCGTACCGTAGGCGACGAGCGGTGTTCCCAACACGATGACCGCCGCGGCCGCGGCCGCGGCGCCCGGTGGCGCGAACCGGCGGGCGATGCCGTATGCGAAGAGCAGCGTGGCGACGGACAGAATCAGCGTCACGCTCCCAACGGCCAGTTGGTACAGCGGCCCGTACCCCGCGGGTTCCTCCTGCTCCCACCCGCACGCGGTCACGAGCAAATGGACCGGGACGACCCCGGCCGCCCACACGAGCGCCGGACCCACGGACCAGTGGTTGGGTGTCGCCCCGGTGGGCGTTCGGCCCCGAAGGCTTTCCCCGCCCTTCCAGTGCGCGCGATAGAAATCGAACTCGTTCTCGAACTGCCAGTCGCCATCGATCAGCGCCGACCGGAGCCAGGCATAGTACCCGTGGCCGTCAATGACACGCACGAGCGCTCCGGCCACCTGGGGCCGGTTCGCCGTACTCGAGTCGGCAAGGGCAGTTACGGAACTCCGCGCTTCGGTCAGGAACAGTACGAGCTGAATCGCGATGGCAACAAACAGAACACGCCGGGCACGGTTCGGCAGCGGTGCGTGGGCAGGCATGGTGCTCGGCACGTCGGGGACTGGTGCGGTCGATCGGGGCGTGGTTCACATCCCGATATCGACTAACCGCCGCGGACAGCTCACAGCACGAAGCATGAACGCGGACTCATCCTCATGCTACGGCGCAACCGGCACGCAATCCTCTCGACGGCCACGCGAGAGTAACCTTGTCAGAGGGGTCGGCGAGTCTTCGAGCCGGGTGAGGGGACCTCGCCACACAAACCGAAACACGAAGGAATTCAACGCGGCACCGGATACTCAAACAGGTCGGGCACGGCGCTCAAGTGAGCCCCGTGCCCGATCGTGAACTGCTGGAACCGGCTGTTGAGAACCCCTTCCCCAATCACGGTTCTCCTGCGAACTTGTCCGGGAACACTCCGTCGGCGGGGGGCCGCCTTGCTCACGGTTTGTTCGGAGCCTTGTCGGCCTTTTTCATGCTCTTCAGCACGAACAGGTGCTGCTTGTCTTTCGTCTTGAATTCGGTCGGGGCCGGCGCGCCGGGCAGAGAATAGATAATGGTGAGCGTGTCGCCCTCCTTCTTGATCAGCCCGGTCGCCGTCGCCTCCTTGGGGGATTTGCTCGTCATGTCGATGACCCACGGGGTCTTGGAGGCGTCGAGAGTAAAGGTCGCGGAGAAGAACTCTTTCTTGTCCTTGTCGGTCCCCGTAATTTGGTTCCCGACAAACTGCACGACCGATCCTTTGATCCGCTCGGGGGGGATCGGCTTCCCGTCTTTTTCGCCCGAGACGATCGTATAGCCCCCCGCCAGCACGGCGGCGGCCTTCTTCTCGTCTGGCTTGCCGTCCGGCTTGCCGTCCGGGTCCGGGCGCGGCGAATCGGCCAGGGCGACCGCGAGTGAAAGTGAGAACAGTCCCGTCGCAAGCACCAGTTTCATGGCGGCTTCTCCTCAGAATCTGTTGTT from the Frigoriglobus tundricola genome contains:
- a CDS encoding glycine--tRNA ligase, with translation MAKKIEDMAKFAKFCKDMGFIYQSSEIYGGINGFWDYGPLGVELKRNIKEAWWQDMVRNPPPGPDGQEIRMVGLDCAIIMNPKVWVASGHVGGFSDPMVGCKTEGCKKLYRADKVFAVNFGPLTPGGADYVVVGVEANSKAEAEAAAWDVAKKFKKKLPSDPSSTADSILEEYAETPTNMGRFPCPNCQERSFTPPRAFNLMFESHAGPIASDENKVYLRPETAQGIFVNYRNVLDSSRLKLPFGIAQVGKAFRNEINPRNFTFRSREFEQMEIEFFCHPDESRKWYEYWRELRKNWYSTLGIKSNNLVPREQGPEELAHYSVGTTDIEYMFPFSDEPQELEGVAHRGAFDLTAHAKHSGKDLGYFDEEGWNNLLQSRLTPFKDDKNRQPEEIKLREEEKKKLEAEEKPRFQFVPHVIEPSAGADRFTLAVLCEAYTEEDVPDAKGKTEKRIVMKFHPRLAPVKAAIFPLVNRDGMDEAARALYRELKAHFNVVYDQSGAIGRRYRRQDEAGTPFCITIDGDTIKDGTVTIRDRDTLKQERIPKGEVRARIEALLRPGA
- a CDS encoding DUF2339 domain-containing protein — translated: MPAHAPLPNRARRVLFVAIAIQLVLFLTEARSSVTALADSSTANRPQVAGALVRVIDGHGYYAWLRSALIDGDWQFENEFDFYRAHWKGGESLRGRTPTGATPNHWSVGPALVWAAGVVPVHLLVTACGWEQEEPAGYGPLYQLAVGSVTLILSVATLLFAYGIARRFAPPGAAAAAAAVIVLGTPLVAYGTVEVVMAHGPAAAALAAFLYAWLRTEGGAGARRWFVLGLLLGVACLMRWQLATFAVVPAAEAVGLMVAAGWRKAPGLLVRLTAAAGFGTLIGFAPQIAAWWVVYGVPLLNPHPTHPDWLAPSFWRVLGSTDRSLFFWTPVTLLAVFGYGAAVRSSAPRCGAARMLLLGAAVQIYFVAAVCDRGVFLGWSFGFRMLTETCVVLVVGLAALFDRVGPRRPVLLASVLSGLVLWNLILLGVYRHGFQPPEGSDPAVLVQKAARYLQSRRLDAVVSVVMAFGLLRVLTTALRRVAPGADRAPEPVEPPGARREV
- a CDS encoding TIGR03067 domain-containing protein, giving the protein MKLVLATGLFSLSLAVALADSPRPDPDGKPDGKPDEKKAAAVLAGGYTIVSGEKDGKPIPPERIKGSVVQFVGNQITGTDKDKKEFFSATFTLDASKTPWVIDMTSKSPKEATATGLIKKEGDTLTIIYSLPGAPAPTEFKTKDKQHLFVLKSMKKADKAPNKP